GAGCGCTCCGCTTCGCCGCGCCCGCGCCGCCGCACCGCTGGGAGGGGACGAGGCAGGCGGTCGAGTTCGGCCCCGTGGTGCCGCTGTCCCTGCCGATCGACGTGCCCCCGCAGGGCACCGACTGGCTGACCCTCAACGTCGGCACCCCGGACCCCGGCGCGGCGGGACTGCCGGTGCTGGTGTGGATCCCCGTGGGCGGCTACCTCTCGGCAGCGTCGAGCGACCCGATGTTCGACCCGGCAGCCCTGGCCGAGGCGGGAGTCGTCGTGGTGACCATCAACTGCCGCGTGGGCGCGGAGGGATTCGCGTTCCTCGACGACGTGCCGCCCAACCGCGGATTGCTCGACCAGATCGCGGCGCTCGAGTGGGTGCAGCGCAACATCGCCGCCTTCGGAGGCGACCCCGGCCGGGTCACCGTGGGCGGGGTATCCGCCGGGGCGGGGTCGGTCGCCGCCCTCCTGACGATGACGTCCGCGCGCGGACTGTTCCGGCGGGCCATCGCCCACTCGGTACCGGGGCTGCACAGCACCCCCGCGCTGGCACGGCAGGTCACCGCCGCGTTCGCGGATCGGCTCGGCGCGGCGGCCCCCACCGCCGAGGCCCTGCGTGACATCGACCCATGGCACCTGGCCGCCGAGCTCACTTCCTTCAACGCAGGCCTCCACGCGCACCGGGAGAGCTGGGGACGCCTCACGGAGACCGGCACCGCGCTGTGTCCCGTCGTCGACGGCGAGGTCCTCCCGGAAACGCCCTGGCCAGCGCTGACCGGCGCGCGCGCGAGCGGGACCGAACTGCTCGTCGGCCACGCCCGGGACGAATTCCGGTACTTCAGCGTCATGAGCGGACGGTACGGCACCTTCACCGAGGAGGACGCCCACGCAGCCCTGGAACTGCACGCCCCGCAGCCGGACGGCGCGCGGGCCTACCGTGCCGCGTTCCCGCAGGCAGGCCCGGAGGAGCTGGTGGAGACGGTGTACTCCGACGCCCTCTTCCGCATGCCGTCACAGCAGCTGGCCGAGGCGAACGCCGCAGCAGGCGGCACCTCGTACCTGTTCGAACTGTGCTGGGTTACCCCGGTCCTCGGCGGCATCCTGGGCGCCTGCCACAGCCTCGACGTGCCCCTGGCATTCGGCACGCTGGACAGCCCCGTCGGCACCAAGCTCATCGGCGAGGAGCCCACTCCCGAGGGCGTCGCGCTCTCCCGCGAACTCCAAGAGGCATGGGTCCGCTTCGTCACCACCGGCGACGCGGGCTGGCCCGCCCACCGGCCCGGCGAGCGTCTCACCCGCGTCCTGGACACCGAGTCGACGACGCTGCCCTACCCCGAACAGGCATCCCGCCAGATCTGGGAAGGCCACTCCCCCGCCCCCT
The Actinoalloteichus fjordicus DNA segment above includes these coding regions:
- a CDS encoding carboxylesterase/lipase family protein — protein: MSEQPKVRTTEGVVQGRRRQGHAVFRGIPYAQPPVGALRFAAPAPPHRWEGTRQAVEFGPVVPLSLPIDVPPQGTDWLTLNVGTPDPGAAGLPVLVWIPVGGYLSAASSDPMFDPAALAEAGVVVVTINCRVGAEGFAFLDDVPPNRGLLDQIAALEWVQRNIAAFGGDPGRVTVGGVSAGAGSVAALLTMTSARGLFRRAIAHSVPGLHSTPALARQVTAAFADRLGAAAPTAEALRDIDPWHLAAELTSFNAGLHAHRESWGRLTETGTALCPVVDGEVLPETPWPALTGARASGTELLVGHARDEFRYFSVMSGRYGTFTEEDAHAALELHAPQPDGARAYRAAFPQAGPEELVETVYSDALFRMPSQQLAEANAAAGGTSYLFELCWVTPVLGGILGACHSLDVPLAFGTLDSPVGTKLIGEEPTPEGVALSRELQEAWVRFVTTGDAGWPAHRPGERLTRVLDTESTTLPYPEQASRQIWEGHSPAPFDLS